The Arachis hypogaea cultivar Tifrunner chromosome 19, arahy.Tifrunner.gnm2.J5K5, whole genome shotgun sequence genome has a window encoding:
- the LOC140182427 gene encoding uncharacterized mitochondrial protein AtMg00810-like, which yields MEAIRLLLAYAAHCGFKLFQMDVKCAFLNGIIDREVYVAQPPGFENKSFPNHVFKLAKALYVYVDDIIFGSANEDLCADFAKLMTNEFYMSMMGELNFFLGLQIKQTAEGIFIHQEKYAKELVKKFGLDCAKPMRTPMHPNIKLDKDEHGRDVDETRYRGMIGSLMYLTSSRPDIIQSVGVCSRFQSKPKESHFSAVKRIIRYVLGTTNYGLWFPKTDSFQLVDFCDADFAGDRIDRRSTSGMCCFLGKSLIVWSSKKQATVALSTAEAETKHIEVRFHSIREHVQNGNLDIQFVNSEGQLADIFTKPLIEERFCKLRTELGIITSSLFP from the exons atggaagccatCAGATTGCTACTTGCTTATGCAGCTCATTGTGGTTTCAAGCTATTCCAAATGGACGTAAAGTGTGCTTTTCTCAATGGCATAATAGATAGAGAGGTTTATGTGGCTCAACCACCTGGGTTTGAAAACAAATCTTTtcctaaccatgttttcaaactagcTAAGGCCTTAtatg tttatgttgatgatattatatTTGGTTCAGCTAATGAGGATTTGTGTGCAGATTTTGCTAAGCTTATGACCAATGAATTTTATATGAGCATGATGGGAGAACTCAATTTCTTCCTAGGCTTGCAAATCAAGCAAACTGCTGAAGGCATATTCAtccatcaagaaaaatatgcaaaggaacttgtcAAGAAGTTTGGGCTGGACTGTGCTAAGCCTATGAGAACCCCCATGCATCCTAACATCAAGCTTGATAAGGATGAACATGGTAGAGATGTTGATGAGACACGTTACAGAGGGATGATTGGATCCCTAATGTATCTAACCTCCTCAAGGCCTGATATCATCCAAAGTGTTGGAGTTtgctcaaggtttcaatcaaAGCCTAAGGAGTCACATTTCTCTGCTGTCAAGAGGATCATCCGATATGTACTTGGTACCACTAATTATGGGTTATGGTTTCCTAAGACTGATTCTTTTCAATTAGTGGATttctgtgatgcagattttgctggggaTAGGATTGATAGAAGAAGCACAAGTGGCATGTGCTGCTTTCTTGGGAAATCTCTCATTGTTTGGTCTAGCAAAAAGCAAGCTACAGTAGCACTTTCAACTGCCGAAGCTGA aacaaaacacattgaaGTTCGTTTTCATTCtataagagaacatgtgcaaaatggAAATTTAGATATTCAGTTTGTTAATTCTGAGGGTCAGCTAGCTGATATTTTCACAAAACCATTGATAGAGGAGCGGTTCTGCAAGTTACGAACTGAACTGGGCATTATAACTTCATCTCTGTTTCCTTAA